A stretch of Camelina sativa cultivar DH55 chromosome 18, Cs, whole genome shotgun sequence DNA encodes these proteins:
- the LOC104760909 gene encoding uncharacterized protein LOC104760909, which yields MNVENISRENVASHLQKFRMGMKKGNEKIKNEETTNLALITPQEGIMYVGADASQYFREKNFQLPTHHVNNIPQPTYVPQHTTNPNNLMTHLISPLEHHYDEAFVAVSGRGLVMNHQYHNHHQTSDFTVEETFGYKNFQEEEEPTVASLMLTPNPKHVELYPCQPEYNSMEIRNNHEVGTSSSMLHLPQLISSPRTYSLEQHESGGFSYNSDITGSINYSKSA from the exons ATGAATGTTGAAAACATCAGTCGAGAAAACGTAGCCAGCCATCTCCAG AAATTTCGGATGGGTATGAAAAAGGGGAATGAAAAGATTAAGAATGAGGAAACAACAAACCTAGCTTTGATAACTCCGCAAGAAGGAATAATGTATGTTGGAGCAGATGCATCACAGTACTTCAGAGAAAAAAATTTCCAATTGCCAACACATCATGTCAACAATATTCCTCAACCTACTTATGTGCCGCAACACACCACAAACCCTAACAATCTCATGACACATCTCATATCACCTCTCGAACATCATTATGATGAGGCCTTTGTTGCGGTTTCTGGTAGAGGCCTAGTGATGAATCATCAATATCACAATCATCATCAGACCTCGGACTTCACCGTAGAAGAAACTTTTGGGTATAAAAActttcaagaggaagaagagccaACGGTTGCAAGCTTAATGTTGACGCCCAACCCGAAACATGTAGAGTTGTACCCTTGCCAGCCAGAGTATAATTCTATGGAAATAAGGAACAATCATGAAGTTGGGACATCATCATCCATGTTACATTTGCCTCAATTAATTTCTTCTCCTCGCACATATAGTTTAGAGCAG CATGAAAGTGGAGGATTCAGCTACAACAGTGATATTACCGGGTCCATAAACTATAGCAAGTCAGCCTAA